From a region of the Thermus caldilimi genome:
- a CDS encoding 2-keto-4-pentenoate hydratase, whose amino-acid sequence MDLETFAQELEHAWEERKPVEPLSERGLIGIEAAYRVQEAWGRLRQAKGDRVVGRKIGLTSKAVQQQLGVDQPDFGNLWASRFLGVGERVEVPHQLFLQPRVEGELAFLIGRRLEGPYVTPQEVLVATEAVAFALEIVDSRIRDWRIRIEDTIADNASFGAFVVAPWEKNPLEEDFSSVALVLHRNGEPLAQGVGTACLGHPARAVAWLVNALAAFGVGLEPGDIVMSGAWAPVLPAASGDLFTLVASGTRALSLRFI is encoded by the coding sequence ATGGACCTGGAAACCTTTGCTCAAGAGCTGGAGCATGCTTGGGAAGAGAGGAAGCCGGTGGAGCCCCTTTCCGAGCGGGGCCTTATCGGCATAGAGGCGGCCTACAGGGTGCAGGAGGCCTGGGGCCGCCTGCGCCAGGCCAAGGGGGACAGGGTGGTGGGCCGGAAGATCGGGCTCACCTCCAAGGCGGTGCAACAGCAGCTGGGGGTAGACCAGCCCGACTTTGGCAACCTCTGGGCAAGCCGTTTCCTCGGGGTGGGGGAACGGGTGGAGGTGCCCCACCAGCTCTTCCTCCAGCCCCGAGTGGAGGGGGAGCTGGCCTTTTTGATTGGGAGGCGCCTCGAGGGGCCCTACGTGACGCCCCAGGAGGTCCTGGTGGCCACGGAGGCGGTGGCCTTTGCCCTGGAGATTGTGGACTCCCGCATCCGCGATTGGCGGATCCGTATTGAAGACACCATTGCCGACAACGCCTCCTTCGGGGCCTTCGTGGTGGCCCCTTGGGAGAAGAACCCTTTGGAGGAGGATTTTTCCTCCGTGGCTTTAGTCCTCCACAGGAATGGGGAGCCGCTGGCCCAGGGCGTAGGGACAGCCTGCCTCGGCCACCCGGCTAGGGCCGTGGCCTGGCTGGTGAATGCCTTGGCCGCCTTCGGCGTCGGCCTGGAGCCTGGGGACATTGTTATGTCAGGAGCCTGGGCCCCGGTGCTACCTGCGGCCTCAGGGGATCTCTTCACCCTAGTGGCCTCTGGGACAAGGGCCCTTAGCTTGCGTTTTATCTAG
- a CDS encoding aldehyde dehydrogenase, with translation MASEAAAAGLEDAQAAVRAAQEAFVSWRETSPSLRRDLLWKAAEALEARAEAFMEAMVAETGATPGWAQLNVHLAAGMFKEAAALTTQITGEVIPSDRPGTLAFAVRQPVGVILSLAPWNAPVILGVRALATPLACGNTVVFKGSELSPHTHALIVEALEEAGLPPGVVNFLTTAPEEAPKVVEALIAHPAVRRVNFTGSTRTGRIIAELCGRHLKPVLLELGGKAPAIVLRDADLEAAAKAIVFGAFANQGQICMSTERVVVEEAVAEALVAKLAQRVANLPVGDPKQGQAALGCLVDPKAAERVAKLVEEALAQGAKLVVGGKKEGPFFWPSVLDHVTPRMRVYHEESFGPVVAVVRVADEEEAIHVANDTEYGLSAAIFTQDIAKGLRLARKVQSGICHINGPTVHDEPQMPFGGVKASGYGRFGGRAGIQEFIELRWITVQTEPLQYPF, from the coding sequence GTGGCTTCGGAAGCAGCTGCTGCTGGGCTGGAGGACGCCCAAGCCGCGGTGAGGGCCGCCCAAGAGGCCTTCGTCAGCTGGCGGGAAACCTCCCCGAGCCTGCGCCGGGATCTCCTCTGGAAGGCAGCTGAGGCCCTCGAAGCTCGGGCTGAGGCTTTCATGGAAGCCATGGTGGCAGAAACAGGGGCCACCCCTGGCTGGGCTCAACTCAATGTCCACCTAGCGGCAGGGATGTTCAAGGAGGCTGCCGCCCTCACCACCCAGATTACCGGGGAGGTCATCCCCTCCGACCGTCCCGGCACCCTGGCCTTTGCTGTGCGCCAACCGGTGGGGGTAATCCTGAGCCTAGCCCCTTGGAACGCCCCGGTGATCCTGGGAGTACGGGCCCTGGCCACCCCCCTGGCCTGCGGGAATACCGTGGTCTTCAAGGGATCAGAGCTTTCCCCCCACACCCACGCTCTTATTGTGGAAGCCCTGGAGGAGGCTGGGCTTCCTCCCGGGGTGGTCAACTTCCTCACCACTGCCCCCGAGGAGGCCCCAAAGGTGGTAGAGGCCCTCATCGCCCATCCTGCGGTACGCAGGGTCAACTTTACTGGCTCCACCCGCACTGGTCGTATCATCGCCGAGCTGTGTGGTCGGCACCTCAAGCCGGTGTTGCTAGAGCTGGGAGGCAAAGCCCCAGCCATCGTGCTAAGGGATGCCGACCTCGAGGCCGCTGCCAAGGCCATCGTCTTCGGGGCCTTCGCCAACCAAGGCCAGATCTGCATGTCCACGGAACGCGTGGTGGTGGAAGAGGCCGTGGCCGAGGCCTTGGTGGCCAAGCTGGCGCAACGGGTCGCCAACCTCCCCGTGGGTGACCCGAAGCAAGGTCAGGCAGCCCTGGGTTGCCTGGTGGACCCCAAGGCGGCAGAGCGAGTGGCCAAGCTGGTGGAGGAAGCCCTCGCTCAGGGGGCCAAGCTGGTGGTGGGGGGCAAGAAGGAAGGTCCCTTCTTCTGGCCCTCAGTTCTAGACCACGTAACCCCCAGGATGCGTGTCTACCACGAGGAGTCCTTTGGCCCGGTGGTGGCAGTGGTCCGGGTGGCAGATGAAGAGGAAGCCATCCATGTGGCCAACGATACGGAATACGGTCTCTCCGCTGCCATCTTCACCCAGGACATCGCCAAAGGACTGCGGCTAGCCAGAAAGGTTCAGTCGGGTATCTGTCACATCAACGGGCCCACAGTGCATGACGAACCCCAGATGCCTTTTGGAGGCGTCAAGGCTTCCGGCTATGGCCGCTTCGGCGGGCGGGCTGGGATCCAGGAGTTCATCGAACTGCGTTGGATCACGGTGCAGACGGAACCCCTGCAGTACCCCTTCTAG
- a CDS encoding tautomerase family protein has translation MVVLKVTLLQGRSLEKKRELARLLTEMVARRLGEPKEEVRLILYEVPKENWAVGGVLMVDREER, from the coding sequence ATGGTGGTACTGAAGGTGACTTTGTTGCAGGGAAGGTCTTTGGAAAAGAAGCGGGAGTTAGCCCGCCTCCTAACGGAGATGGTGGCCCGCCGCTTAGGCGAGCCCAAGGAGGAGGTCCGCCTCATCCTTTACGAGGTCCCTAAGGAGAACTGGGCCGTGGGCGGGGTGCTCATGGTCGATCGGGAGGAGCGGTGA
- a CDS encoding ABC transporter permease subunit, protein MSILDALLTGAIAGGVYGLLALGFALQYGIARILNLAYGEGVVLAGITTALLYQGLSLSPLIALFVLPSLFALGNFLLHRLLFLPLVGRTLALDGEKEGRLILLTFGLSFLIQGFLAAELGGQLFSYSYLGQGVSLGATTVALNRLLAFGVALALVALAHLVFTCTRLGIAVRALSREPEESLLVGIPATRLSTWAFALGGGVGAAAGVLLSTFHALTPASGPEFTLKALVVVILGD, encoded by the coding sequence ATGTCCATCCTGGACGCCCTGCTCACCGGGGCCATCGCTGGCGGGGTTTATGGCCTCCTGGCCCTAGGCTTTGCCCTCCAGTACGGGATAGCCCGCATCCTCAACCTAGCCTACGGGGAAGGCGTGGTCCTAGCGGGCATCACCACCGCCTTGCTCTACCAGGGCCTTTCCCTAAGCCCCCTCATTGCCCTATTCGTCCTACCTTCCCTTTTCGCCTTGGGGAACTTTCTCCTCCACCGCCTGCTCTTCCTGCCTCTGGTGGGGCGCACCCTGGCCCTGGACGGGGAAAAGGAGGGGCGCCTCATCCTTCTTACCTTTGGTCTCTCCTTCCTGATCCAGGGATTTTTGGCCGCCGAGCTAGGCGGGCAGCTCTTCAGTTACAGCTACCTGGGCCAGGGGGTATCCCTGGGCGCCACCACCGTGGCCCTCAACCGACTCCTGGCCTTCGGAGTGGCCTTGGCCCTGGTAGCCCTAGCCCACTTGGTCTTCACCTGCACCCGTCTAGGGATAGCAGTGCGGGCTTTGAGCCGGGAGCCTGAGGAGTCCCTACTGGTAGGCATTCCTGCCACCCGGTTAAGCACCTGGGCCTTCGCCTTGGGAGGAGGGGTGGGAGCAGCAGCCGGGGTCCTTTTGAGCACGTTCCATGCCCTTACCCCCGCCTCCGGCCCCGAGTTCACCCTCAAGGCCCTGGTGGTAGTCATCCTGGGGGATTAG
- a CDS encoding aldehyde dehydrogenase: MVGPKLYQETLERLKALSFPFDLPLEVAHYIGGEFVPGENRFPVVYPATGEMIGTAPEGRAKEVEAAVAAAKVAFQNWSRLTPSQRRPYLRRFAEKIREYKPVFEVLETLDVGRPIHENRLGYVERMANNIEFFADFAVTHGSEAYPMENGYVNYVLRFPVGVAALITPWNMPSMLATWKIGPTLAFGNTAVLKPAEFTPLGAWLLARCAHEAGLPPGVLNVVHGFGPDSAGEFLTRHPDVRLISFTGETTTGKIIMKNAADTLKRLSMELGGKAPNLIFESADLERAVEVTLRASFFNQGEVCLAGSRLLVQHSIYEPFVEKLVAAAKALKVGDPLDPETRMGALIAEEHLQKVMAYVEIAQKTATILTGGRQPELPHPFDKGYFLEPTVVVDVKPSDRVCQEEIFGPMVVVLPFDTEEEAIALANNTPYGLNAIVQSRDVGQVLRVSEALEVGTVWVNDWFVRDLRVPFGGAKQSGIGREGGHYGYEFYYETKNVCLANR, translated from the coding sequence ATGGTGGGACCCAAACTTTATCAGGAAACGCTAGAAAGGTTGAAGGCCCTGAGCTTCCCCTTTGACTTGCCCCTGGAGGTGGCCCACTACATTGGGGGAGAGTTCGTGCCGGGGGAAAACCGTTTCCCTGTCGTTTACCCCGCCACAGGGGAGATGATCGGTACCGCCCCTGAGGGCCGGGCCAAGGAAGTGGAGGCCGCGGTGGCTGCCGCCAAGGTAGCCTTCCAGAATTGGAGCCGCCTTACCCCAAGCCAAAGGAGGCCCTACCTGCGGCGCTTTGCGGAAAAGATCCGGGAGTACAAGCCGGTGTTTGAGGTACTGGAAACCCTGGATGTGGGGCGACCTATCCACGAGAACCGCCTAGGGTACGTGGAGCGCATGGCCAACAACATCGAGTTCTTCGCCGACTTCGCCGTCACCCACGGTTCCGAGGCCTACCCTATGGAGAATGGCTACGTCAACTACGTCCTCCGTTTCCCCGTGGGGGTGGCGGCCCTCATAACCCCTTGGAACATGCCCTCCATGCTGGCCACCTGGAAGATTGGCCCCACCCTGGCTTTCGGCAACACCGCCGTCCTGAAGCCCGCGGAGTTCACCCCCCTGGGGGCCTGGCTTCTCGCCCGGTGCGCCCATGAAGCGGGGCTGCCTCCGGGGGTCTTAAACGTGGTCCACGGGTTTGGCCCAGACTCCGCTGGGGAGTTCCTCACCCGGCATCCTGATGTGCGCCTCATCTCCTTCACCGGAGAGACCACTACCGGCAAAATCATCATGAAAAACGCCGCCGACACCCTGAAGCGCCTTTCCATGGAGCTTGGGGGAAAGGCCCCGAACCTGATCTTTGAAAGCGCTGACCTGGAGAGGGCAGTTGAGGTCACCTTGCGGGCCAGCTTTTTCAACCAGGGGGAGGTGTGTTTGGCGGGTTCCCGCCTTTTGGTCCAGCACTCCATTTACGAGCCCTTTGTGGAAAAGCTAGTGGCTGCGGCCAAGGCCCTCAAGGTGGGGGATCCCCTGGATCCCGAGACCCGGATGGGGGCCCTTATCGCCGAGGAGCACCTGCAAAAGGTGATGGCCTACGTGGAGATTGCCCAAAAGACTGCCACCATCCTCACGGGGGGCAGGCAGCCGGAGCTACCTCATCCCTTTGACAAGGGCTACTTCCTGGAGCCCACGGTGGTGGTGGACGTGAAGCCCTCGGACCGGGTTTGTCAGGAAGAGATCTTTGGGCCCATGGTGGTGGTCTTGCCCTTTGACACCGAGGAGGAGGCCATCGCCTTGGCCAACAACACCCCCTACGGCTTGAACGCCATCGTCCAGAGCCGGGATGTGGGTCAGGTACTCCGGGTTTCCGAGGCCCTGGAGGTGGGTACGGTCTGGGTGAACGACTGGTTTGTGCGGGACCTACGGGTCCCCTTCGGCGGGGCTAAACAGTCGGGCATTGGTCGTGAAGGCGGCCACTACGGCTACGAGTTCTACTACGAAACCAAGAACGTCTGCCTTGCCAACCGATGA
- a CDS encoding branched-chain amino acid ABC transporter ATP-binding protein/permease: MKVYFMGFFFLVLSLPWWGGEYLRSLGLSVLLYAALGAAWSTFTGPARHLSLATSAFFGSGVYTVALLHELAPWPLLVILASFLATLLALGVGLATLRLQGIYFTVFTYGLAELVRQLVTWAQRNLGGSVGSYVFVEVSPTALYYALALLAFLALGLGHLFLKSRFGLALMAIGDDEAAARHVGVRVFGLRMAAFATSAGLMGAVGAVVAPRWVYVDPGLAFNPNLSFLTAITALLGGLRHPSGAFLAAPPLVLVYDLLSGPFPHHATALLGLAFILLVYFLPRGLLGMFREAPSSTLPSQVDLEINPLPLPQMSAGPTPLLEARGLHKAFGGLVAVARLDLEVRPGETVGLIGPNGSGKSTVLGLLAGTLRPESGHIFFLGQEATGKPPELLARRGLARTFQQVRLFPSLTVYQHVYLPLSLHRPKGAREAAWHYLGALGLREKAHHFPQALTYLDQKRLELARALALSPKLVLLDEWLAGLNPAELQEAIALLKALKDQGVALVVVEHLMPAIRALCDRVYVLSFGEVIAHGTPAEVLQDPKVVEVYLGVEHA, translated from the coding sequence ATGAAGGTCTACTTCATGGGCTTTTTCTTTCTGGTCTTATCCCTCCCCTGGTGGGGCGGGGAGTACCTGCGCTCCCTAGGGCTTTCGGTACTCCTGTACGCCGCCTTAGGCGCCGCTTGGTCCACCTTCACCGGACCCGCCCGGCACCTGAGTCTGGCCACTTCGGCCTTCTTTGGGTCCGGGGTGTACACCGTGGCTCTGCTCCACGAGCTGGCCCCATGGCCACTTCTGGTAATCCTAGCCTCTTTCCTCGCCACCCTCTTGGCCCTCGGGGTAGGCCTTGCCACCCTTAGGCTTCAGGGCATCTACTTTACCGTCTTTACCTATGGTCTGGCAGAACTGGTACGACAGCTGGTGACCTGGGCCCAGCGCAACCTAGGAGGGTCGGTGGGAAGTTACGTCTTTGTGGAAGTCAGCCCCACAGCTCTGTACTACGCACTAGCCCTACTGGCCTTTTTGGCTTTGGGGCTCGGCCACCTGTTCCTGAAAAGCCGTTTCGGCCTAGCCCTGATGGCTATAGGCGATGACGAGGCTGCTGCCCGGCACGTGGGGGTCCGGGTGTTTGGCCTGAGGATGGCAGCCTTTGCCACTAGCGCAGGCCTTATGGGCGCTGTGGGGGCGGTGGTTGCCCCCCGCTGGGTCTATGTGGACCCTGGCTTGGCCTTTAATCCCAACCTTTCCTTCCTCACCGCCATCACCGCCCTTCTGGGGGGTCTTCGGCACCCTTCAGGCGCCTTTTTGGCGGCCCCTCCCCTGGTGCTGGTCTATGACCTCCTGAGCGGGCCCTTCCCCCACCACGCCACCGCTCTTTTAGGGCTGGCCTTCATCCTCTTGGTCTACTTTCTGCCTCGGGGACTCCTAGGTATGTTCCGAGAAGCCCCCTCATCCACTCTCCCATCCCAGGTGGATCTTGAGATCAATCCTTTACCCCTCCCCCAGATGAGCGCAGGACCAACCCCCCTGCTGGAAGCCAGGGGCCTGCACAAGGCCTTTGGTGGCCTCGTGGCTGTGGCAAGGCTGGACTTAGAGGTCCGCCCCGGGGAAACCGTGGGCTTAATAGGCCCCAACGGCTCGGGCAAGTCCACTGTCTTAGGCCTCCTGGCAGGCACCCTTAGACCCGAAAGCGGTCATATCTTTTTCCTAGGGCAGGAGGCCACAGGCAAGCCCCCCGAGCTCCTGGCCCGGAGGGGCCTAGCCCGCACCTTCCAGCAGGTACGCCTTTTCCCCTCCCTCACAGTCTACCAGCACGTCTACCTTCCCCTAAGCCTGCACAGGCCCAAGGGGGCCCGGGAAGCTGCCTGGCACTACCTTGGGGCCTTAGGCCTAAGGGAAAAGGCCCACCACTTCCCCCAAGCCCTCACTTATTTGGATCAAAAACGTCTAGAACTGGCCCGCGCCCTCGCCCTTTCCCCTAAGCTTGTCCTGCTGGATGAGTGGCTGGCAGGCCTAAACCCAGCTGAGCTACAAGAAGCCATCGCCCTCCTCAAAGCTCTCAAGGACCAGGGAGTAGCCCTAGTGGTAGTGGAACACCTGATGCCTGCAATCCGCGCCCTTTGCGACCGGGTCTATGTGCTCTCCTTCGGCGAGGTCATCGCCCATGGAACCCCAGCCGAAGTCTTACAGGACCCCAAGGTGGTGGAGGTTTATTTAGGGGTGGAACATGCTTGA
- a CDS encoding ABC transporter ATP-binding protein — MLEVYQLGVSYGNHRALEGVDLFLAPGEVVAVLGANGAGKSSLLKALLGLVPVRGQVFLDGEEVTQLILQGKTEALAIRGLSLVPERGGVFRTLSLRENLLLGSYRGGEPPWEEILVLFPHLRERMPQWVGSMSGGEQRMVALARALAQRPRYLLLDEPTLGLAPFLARKILETLPAFTARGVGVLLVEQNVGLALGVAQRAYLLEQGHLVREGTPEVLLEDPSVRRAYLGG, encoded by the coding sequence ATGCTTGAAGTCTACCAGTTGGGAGTAAGCTACGGAAACCACCGGGCTCTGGAAGGAGTGGACCTCTTCCTAGCACCCGGGGAAGTGGTGGCGGTGCTGGGGGCCAATGGAGCAGGCAAGAGCTCCTTGCTCAAGGCCCTCCTGGGGTTGGTTCCTGTCCGGGGCCAGGTGTTCCTGGACGGGGAAGAGGTGACCCAACTCATCCTCCAGGGCAAAACCGAGGCCCTCGCTATCCGGGGCCTGTCCCTTGTGCCTGAACGGGGGGGCGTCTTCCGCACCCTCTCCCTGCGGGAAAACCTCCTCCTGGGCAGCTACCGGGGGGGCGAACCTCCCTGGGAGGAGATCCTGGTCTTGTTCCCCCACCTGCGGGAACGCATGCCCCAGTGGGTGGGCTCCATGAGCGGGGGCGAGCAGCGCATGGTAGCCCTGGCCCGGGCCCTGGCCCAGCGGCCCCGCTACCTCCTCCTGGACGAACCCACCTTGGGCTTGGCCCCCTTTCTGGCCCGGAAGATCCTGGAAACTCTGCCGGCTTTCACTGCCAGGGGAGTTGGGGTGCTTTTGGTGGAGCAGAACGTCGGCCTGGCCCTGGGAGTAGCCCAGCGGGCCTACCTCCTGGAACAAGGGCACCTGGTGAGGGAGGGGACCCCTGAGGTTCTTCTCGAGGATCCCAGCGTGCGTCGGGCCTACCTTGGGGGCTAG
- the dmpG gene encoding 4-hydroxy-2-oxovalerate aldolase, whose protein sequence is MSWSLKGAKPPMVVDTTLRDGSHAHRHQYTPEEVRAIAKALDEAGVYAIEVSHGDGLGGSSLQYGFSRVNELELIHVVREVVKKAKVAALLLPGIGTRKELKEALEAGIHMVRIATQCTEADISEQHFGMAKEMGLEAVGFLMMSHMRPPEFLAEQAFLMEGYGADVVYIVDSAGAMLPGDAYARVRALKGALTQAKVGFHAHNNLGLAVGNTLAALAAGADWVDGTLRGYGAGAGNAATEVLAAVLDKAGLNPGLDVFRLLDAAEYVMGPLLHFQPYPDRDSVAIGYAGVYSTFLLHAKRIGRELGVDPLAILLELGRRQAVAGQEDWILRVALELREKESRGLSD, encoded by the coding sequence ATGAGCTGGAGCCTGAAGGGGGCCAAGCCCCCAATGGTGGTGGACACCACCCTGCGGGACGGCTCCCACGCCCACCGCCACCAGTATACTCCCGAGGAGGTCCGCGCCATCGCCAAGGCTCTGGATGAAGCCGGGGTCTACGCCATCGAGGTTTCGCATGGGGACGGTCTGGGAGGGAGTTCTCTCCAATACGGCTTTTCCCGGGTGAACGAGCTCGAGCTTATCCACGTGGTTCGGGAGGTGGTCAAGAAGGCCAAGGTGGCGGCCTTGCTCCTGCCCGGGATCGGCACCCGCAAGGAATTGAAAGAGGCTTTGGAAGCTGGCATTCATATGGTGCGCATCGCCACTCAGTGTACCGAGGCAGACATCTCGGAGCAGCACTTTGGCATGGCCAAGGAGATGGGCCTGGAGGCGGTGGGCTTCCTCATGATGAGCCACATGCGCCCCCCGGAGTTTCTGGCAGAGCAGGCCTTTTTGATGGAGGGTTACGGGGCGGATGTGGTCTACATCGTGGACTCTGCTGGGGCTATGCTCCCTGGGGATGCCTATGCCCGGGTGCGGGCCCTGAAGGGAGCGCTTACCCAGGCCAAGGTGGGTTTCCACGCCCATAACAATCTTGGTCTGGCCGTGGGCAACACTCTAGCGGCCTTGGCTGCAGGGGCTGACTGGGTGGACGGGACCCTGAGGGGCTACGGGGCGGGGGCAGGAAACGCAGCCACGGAAGTGCTGGCCGCAGTCTTGGACAAGGCGGGGCTTAATCCAGGCCTGGACGTTTTCAGGCTCCTGGATGCAGCGGAGTACGTGATGGGCCCCCTCCTGCATTTCCAGCCCTATCCGGACCGGGACTCGGTGGCCATCGGCTATGCCGGGGTCTACTCCACTTTCCTTCTCCACGCTAAGCGCATCGGGCGGGAACTGGGGGTGGATCCCTTGGCCATCTTGTTGGAGCTGGGACGGCGGCAGGCAGTGGCTGGGCAGGAGGACTGGATCCTTCGGGTGGCCCTGGAGCTCAGGGAGAAGGAGTCCAGGGGCTTATCGGACTAG
- a CDS encoding amino acid ABC transporter substrate-binding protein has product MKTRRSFLVQGVAAAASLLAASQAQTRTVRIGYSISKTGPYATGAGITTLPNYRLWVEEVNAAGGLKLATGSARISVVEYDDRSSPEEAIRNIERLITQDKVDFALPPWGTAMNLAVAPVFARHGYPQVAVTNLSEKTPELVRRWPSYFSLLGLPSQYAEALALLLRNLVAGGRIGRRVAVVHTDDEFGLELSGAFRRAAQKEGLELVYFQGYPAGFSDFQSLLNAVKGRSPDAFVAFSYPAETLALPEAAAVVGFNPAVFFLGVGTAFPIFRQRYGANAEGIMGLGGVVPNQAWRTYLERHRAVTNQEPDRWASPVTYVSLQALRVAIERIGKIDRFQIIRLLRQETFDTLLGPLQLEGNVFRSNWLIGQWQGGEFVALMPERPGALAPRVPKPTWNR; this is encoded by the coding sequence ATGAAGACCCGTAGGTCGTTTCTTGTTCAAGGTGTGGCTGCTGCCGCCAGTCTGTTGGCAGCAAGTCAGGCCCAGACCCGAACGGTGCGCATCGGCTACAGTATCTCCAAGACTGGCCCCTACGCCACGGGGGCAGGCATCACCACTCTGCCCAACTACCGCCTCTGGGTGGAAGAGGTAAACGCTGCCGGGGGCCTCAAGCTGGCCACGGGCTCTGCCCGCATCTCCGTGGTGGAGTACGACGACCGTTCCAGCCCAGAGGAGGCCATCCGCAACATAGAGCGCCTCATCACCCAGGACAAGGTGGATTTCGCCCTACCGCCCTGGGGAACGGCCATGAACCTAGCTGTGGCCCCCGTCTTTGCCCGTCATGGCTATCCCCAGGTAGCCGTCACCAACCTAAGTGAGAAAACCCCTGAGCTGGTGCGCCGCTGGCCTAGCTACTTCTCCTTGCTGGGCCTACCCTCCCAGTACGCCGAGGCCCTGGCTCTCCTCCTGCGCAACCTGGTCGCAGGGGGAAGGATTGGGCGCCGGGTAGCGGTGGTCCACACCGATGACGAGTTTGGGCTGGAGCTTTCTGGGGCTTTCCGACGAGCAGCACAGAAAGAAGGCTTAGAGCTGGTTTACTTCCAAGGCTACCCTGCAGGCTTCAGCGACTTCCAGTCCCTCCTCAACGCAGTAAAGGGGCGGAGCCCAGATGCCTTTGTGGCCTTCAGCTACCCTGCGGAAACCCTAGCCCTCCCTGAGGCAGCGGCAGTGGTGGGGTTCAACCCCGCGGTCTTCTTCCTCGGGGTGGGCACCGCCTTTCCCATCTTTCGTCAGCGCTACGGGGCCAACGCCGAGGGCATTATGGGCCTGGGTGGGGTGGTGCCCAACCAAGCATGGCGCACCTACCTGGAACGGCACCGGGCCGTGACCAACCAGGAGCCGGACCGCTGGGCCAGCCCCGTCACCTATGTCTCCCTCCAAGCCCTTCGCGTCGCTATAGAGAGGATCGGTAAAATAGACCGGTTCCAGATTATTCGCCTCCTGCGCCAGGAAACTTTTGACACCCTGCTGGGCCCCTTGCAACTGGAGGGAAACGTCTTTCGGAGCAACTGGCTGATCGGCCAGTGGCAGGGAGGAGAGTTCGTGGCCCTTATGCCTGAACGTCCTGGGGCACTGGCCCCTAGGGTGCCCAAGCCCACCTGGAACCGCTGA
- a CDS encoding 2-keto-4-pentenoate hydratase produces MREARAIGHLLQGGRDWGVGLEEAYRIQEALFPGPLKGFKLGLVSPAKQRQMGIGEPIFGRVCPGMLLEGVSFSRFLQPRAEPEVAVFLKADLSPGAGLGQAYAAIGGFFLAVDILDSVWEGYRFTLAEVVADNSSGGGFLLGKKRFSHLPKGSLRLYLNGEKVAEGSLEALGDPGARLTWLAERVGGLKAGQVVFLGSPAPAVPLEPGVLELWGEGTLLLARVE; encoded by the coding sequence GTGCGCGAGGCCCGGGCCATAGGCCACCTCCTTCAAGGTGGTCGAGACTGGGGGGTGGGTCTTGAGGAGGCCTATCGCATTCAGGAGGCCCTCTTCCCCGGGCCTCTTAAGGGATTCAAGCTGGGCCTAGTCTCCCCGGCTAAGCAACGACAGATGGGGATTGGGGAGCCCATCTTTGGCCGGGTGTGCCCAGGAATGCTCCTGGAGGGTGTTTCCTTTTCCCGCTTCCTTCAGCCCCGAGCGGAACCTGAGGTAGCGGTGTTTCTCAAGGCGGACCTTTCTCCCGGAGCCGGGTTAGGCCAGGCCTATGCGGCCATCGGGGGCTTTTTCCTGGCTGTGGATATCCTGGACTCCGTTTGGGAAGGGTACCGCTTCACCCTGGCCGAGGTGGTGGCGGACAACTCTTCTGGGGGTGGTTTCCTCCTGGGGAAAAAGCGCTTCTCTCATCTACCTAAGGGAAGCCTTCGCCTTTACCTGAACGGGGAGAAGGTGGCGGAAGGCTCCCTGGAGGCCCTTGGGGACCCAGGAGCCCGGCTCACCTGGCTGGCGGAGCGGGTAGGGGGTCTGAAGGCGGGGCAGGTGGTCTTCCTCGGGTCTCCGGCCCCCGCTGTCCCCTTGGAACCAGGGGTGCTGGAGCTTTGGGGCGAGGGGACGCTTCTCCTCGCTCGGGTGGAGTAG